In Dehalococcoidia bacterium, one genomic interval encodes:
- a CDS encoding amidohydrolase family protein, whose protein sequence is MTTIITDTTIVTCDPQRAIHYGSGMAIEDGRIVAIGPSDEVEARYPDAERVDGRGRAVFPGFVNCHTHMLATADRGILEDFGFPTTLKFPTTGRGMLDVDERNVFIRLAAAEAIRSGTTSLLEISDNIPQYADRLADTGLRLFLSENFNDIDDEQFSVGRYEFSEAKLEAGLQRSVDLISSWHGQRDGRVQCFVSPHAPELCSPALLRRAVELADEHGLRYTIHLSQSSLEVEGVMRTRGVRPTQYLFANDFLSDRLVVAHCRYVDDSEIALLGQHSVAISNNPAIAARRGAAAPAFELEAAGCPIGMGSDNMAEDMVEVVRAALFHERVRRNDEMWPQPEDVLDWATIGGARALGVGDKVGSLEVGKKADLFMVDLRRSHLVPTLRVVSVFVHQAQPADITDLMVDGAWVMRDSRILAFDEDDVIARSEAIGHKVWSRLVDENPDVPFPVRLPPGPLVG, encoded by the coding sequence ATGACCACCATTATTACTGACACTACGATCGTTACGTGTGACCCGCAGCGGGCGATTCACTATGGCTCGGGGATGGCTATCGAGGACGGACGTATAGTCGCGATTGGGCCGAGTGACGAGGTTGAGGCGCGATATCCTGACGCTGAGCGTGTCGACGGGCGCGGACGCGCGGTGTTTCCGGGGTTCGTCAACTGTCATACACATATGCTGGCCACAGCCGACCGGGGCATCCTGGAGGACTTTGGGTTTCCGACGACGCTCAAGTTTCCGACCACGGGCAGAGGGATGCTGGACGTAGACGAACGCAACGTCTTCATCCGGCTCGCCGCTGCGGAGGCGATCAGGAGCGGCACGACCTCGCTGCTGGAAATCTCGGACAACATCCCGCAGTATGCCGACAGGCTGGCGGACACGGGCCTGCGCCTGTTTCTCTCGGAGAACTTCAACGACATAGATGACGAGCAGTTCAGTGTCGGGCGGTACGAGTTCTCGGAGGCCAAGCTGGAGGCCGGACTGCAGAGGAGCGTCGATCTAATATCGTCGTGGCACGGACAGCGCGACGGTCGTGTGCAGTGCTTCGTGTCGCCACACGCGCCTGAGCTGTGCTCCCCTGCACTGCTTCGGAGGGCGGTCGAGCTGGCAGACGAGCACGGTCTGAGGTACACGATTCACCTCTCCCAGAGCTCACTGGAGGTGGAGGGCGTGATGAGGACGCGTGGCGTACGACCGACGCAGTACCTGTTCGCCAACGACTTCCTGAGCGACAGGCTGGTGGTCGCGCACTGTCGCTATGTTGACGACTCGGAGATCGCTCTGTTGGGTCAGCACAGCGTGGCGATCTCCAACAACCCGGCGATCGCAGCCCGTCGCGGTGCGGCGGCTCCGGCGTTCGAGCTGGAAGCGGCGGGATGTCCGATCGGAATGGGCTCGGACAACATGGCTGAGGACATGGTAGAGGTGGTGAGGGCTGCACTGTTCCACGAGCGAGTCAGGCGGAACGACGAAATGTGGCCGCAGCCTGAAGACGTGCTCGACTGGGCGACAATCGGTGGCGCGAGGGCGCTTGGGGTGGGAGACAAGGTCGGCAGCCTGGAAGTCGGTAAGAAGGCCGACCTGTTCATGGTCGACCTTAGGCGGTCGCACCTGGTGCCGACGCTGAGGGTAGTTTCCGTGTTCGTACACCAGGCGCAGCCGGCCGACATCACTGACCTGATGGTGGATGGGGCGTGGGTCATGCGGGACAGCCGCATCCTGGCATTTGACGAAGACGATGTGATCGCGCGGTCAGAAGCGATCGGTCACAAGGTGTGGAGCAGGCTGGTTGATGAGAACCCTGATGTTCCATTCCCTGTGCGGCTTCCGCCGGGGCCGCTTGTTGGGTGA